A window of the Streptomyces sp. NBC_00454 genome harbors these coding sequences:
- a CDS encoding roadblock/LC7 domain-containing protein, translated as MSQAAQNLNWLITNFVDNTPGVSHTVVVSADGLLLAMSDGFPRDRADQLAAVASGLTSLTAGASRIFEGGAVNQTVVEMDRGFLFLMSVSDGSSLAVLAHPECDIGLVGYEMALLVDRAGSVLTPDLRAELQGSLLN; from the coding sequence ATGAGCCAGGCGGCGCAGAACCTGAACTGGTTGATCACCAACTTCGTGGACAACACCCCAGGGGTGTCCCACACGGTGGTGGTGTCCGCCGACGGCCTCCTTCTGGCCATGTCGGACGGATTCCCGCGCGACCGCGCCGACCAGCTGGCGGCCGTGGCCTCCGGGCTGACGTCGCTGACCGCCGGGGCCTCCCGCATCTTCGAGGGCGGCGCCGTCAACCAGACCGTGGTCGAGATGGACCGGGGGTTCCTCTTCCTCATGTCCGTGTCCGACGGATCCTCCCTCGCGGTGCTCGCGCACCCCGAGTGCGACATCGGCCTCGTGGGCTACGAGATGGCCCTTCTCGTGGACCGTGCGGGCAGTGTCCTCACTCCGGACCTGCGCGCCGAATTGCAGGGCAGCCTGCTCAACTAG
- a CDS encoding nitrate- and nitrite sensing domain-containing protein, producing MRRSNSSPADEPARGNFTPPPRAATSSIGVPLEAPVSSGSTSRFSPRNWRVPTRLNAILLVPVLVGLVMGGFQVKGSIDTWNEAKDAEKTARIVQAAAEYGQALLNERDLTAEPLLRNQRESDPVMKAYAATDSAKAKFAQAVKDMPKGQGMERRLELFRQEEPKLEAVRKSAYVAQLETAKKDLPKSAGPIPTEEGYVLVQHYLMQFSNELGLGTGNVTSYGRMVYAIELSKAANSLQRSVGTHLLVRPNDNEDVRKAQLVAFSSYAYLEEIAISEYVAAGTEADTLRLKEVMGKQSQLGATKLANAKTEAEQAGTVFRAPPMVNGSALTGMTEAIASGAKPAALAAGGTTPQAWQAAATAKFEGYAEVEKDLLAKAVQDAVAVSDSARNDAILTGSIVVVALLAAFILAGMMARQMGRAMRRLRGAAFDIAEQRLPMLVDQLSRTDPGKVDTRVVPIPIDSQDEIGEVARAFDQVHREAVRLAAEQALLRGNVNAIFTNLSMRNQSLIEGQLTLITDLENNEADPDQLENLFRLDHLATRMRRNGENLLILAGENPGRRWDQPVPLVDVLRAASSEVEQYERVELSGVSEAEIHGQAVTDLVHLLAELLENATTFSSPQTKVRVNATRLPDGRVMVEIHDKGIGLTAEDFADINHKLANPPTVDAAISQRMGLFVVGRLADRHGIRVQLRPSGEAAGTTSLVMLPDVITHGGGGEVTGADSDDFTVSSIIPQQQSQHAVPLRTAAELGFDDSRYEVHRADQPGPDGADPVGRSLGREERRAALEAQVGYPQAQPEYEESAEPYAEPQPEHAYQPYQGYEQQPAQDYAAGYDTAAPQQGYEAYPQQEYVYPEAQYQEQQQELPAYDGGYDSLSPQAEWPEQNTYSGSYQQDYGTESESPAAPEHAPERVGFDRPGTAEDTGHQVTGAGLPRRGSQQQRQPAQQEAESTGSLFEQRPQRQQQAAEPERAPENTEGDAAWRSRNDERWQQAGKLREPKAGGVTPSGLPRRVPKANLVEGAAETTPQGGPEVSRAPEDIRGRLSNLRRGVQQGRNAGSEQSSNSYDQER from the coding sequence GTGAGGCGAAGCAACTCAAGCCCCGCGGATGAACCCGCGCGCGGCAACTTCACCCCGCCGCCACGCGCGGCCACGTCGTCCATCGGCGTACCCCTGGAGGCTCCCGTCAGCAGCGGCAGCACCAGCAGGTTCTCGCCCCGCAACTGGCGCGTGCCGACCCGTCTGAACGCCATCCTGCTCGTTCCCGTCCTCGTGGGACTGGTCATGGGCGGCTTCCAGGTGAAGGGCTCGATCGACACCTGGAACGAGGCCAAGGACGCCGAGAAGACGGCCCGCATCGTCCAGGCGGCCGCCGAATACGGCCAGGCCCTCCTCAACGAGCGCGACCTGACGGCCGAGCCGCTGCTGCGCAACCAGCGCGAATCCGACCCGGTCATGAAGGCGTACGCGGCCACCGACTCGGCCAAGGCCAAGTTCGCCCAGGCCGTGAAGGACATGCCCAAGGGCCAGGGCATGGAACGCCGTCTGGAGCTCTTCCGCCAGGAGGAGCCCAAGCTGGAGGCGGTCCGCAAGTCGGCCTACGTGGCGCAGCTCGAGACGGCGAAGAAGGACCTCCCCAAGTCGGCGGGCCCCATCCCGACCGAAGAGGGCTACGTGCTGGTCCAGCACTACCTCATGCAGTTCTCCAACGAGCTGGGCCTGGGCACCGGCAACGTGACCTCCTACGGCCGCATGGTCTACGCGATCGAGCTGTCCAAGGCCGCGAACTCGCTGCAGCGCTCCGTCGGCACCCACCTGCTGGTCCGGCCGAACGACAACGAGGACGTCCGCAAGGCACAGCTGGTCGCCTTCTCCTCGTACGCGTACCTCGAAGAGATCGCCATCAGCGAGTACGTGGCCGCCGGCACCGAGGCGGACACGCTCCGCCTCAAGGAGGTCATGGGCAAGCAGTCGCAGCTCGGCGCCACCAAGCTCGCGAACGCGAAGACCGAGGCGGAGCAGGCCGGTACGGTCTTCCGCGCCCCGCCCATGGTCAACGGCTCCGCGCTCACCGGTATGACCGAGGCGATAGCCAGCGGCGCGAAGCCGGCCGCCCTCGCCGCGGGCGGCACCACCCCGCAGGCCTGGCAGGCCGCGGCGACCGCCAAGTTCGAGGGCTACGCCGAGGTCGAGAAGGACCTTCTGGCCAAGGCCGTCCAGGACGCCGTCGCCGTTTCGGACTCGGCCCGCAACGATGCCATCCTGACCGGCTCGATCGTGGTCGTGGCCCTGCTCGCCGCCTTCATCCTGGCCGGCATGATGGCCCGCCAGATGGGCCGCGCGATGCGCCGGCTGCGCGGAGCCGCCTTCGACATCGCCGAGCAGCGCCTGCCGATGCTCGTCGACCAGCTCTCGCGCACCGACCCGGGCAAGGTCGACACCCGCGTGGTGCCGATCCCGATCGACTCCCAGGACGAGATCGGCGAGGTCGCCCGCGCCTTCGACCAGGTCCACCGGGAAGCCGTCCGGCTCGCCGCCGAGCAGGCCCTCCTGCGGGGCAACGTCAACGCGATCTTCACCAACCTCTCCATGCGCAACCAGTCGCTGATCGAGGGCCAGCTGACCCTCATCACCGACCTGGAGAACAACGAGGCCGACCCGGACCAGCTGGAGAACCTCTTCCGCCTGGACCACCTGGCCACCCGTATGCGCCGCAACGGCGAAAACCTCCTCATCCTCGCGGGTGAGAACCCGGGCCGCCGCTGGGACCAGCCGGTCCCCCTCGTCGACGTCCTGCGCGCCGCCTCCTCCGAGGTGGAGCAGTACGAGCGCGTGGAACTCTCGGGCGTCTCCGAGGCCGAGATCCACGGCCAGGCCGTGACCGACCTCGTGCACCTGCTCGCCGAGCTGCTGGAGAACGCCACCACCTTCTCCTCCCCCCAGACCAAGGTCCGGGTCAACGCGACGCGTCTGCCCGACGGCCGCGTGATGGTCGAGATCCACGACAAGGGCATCGGCCTCACCGCCGAGGACTTCGCGGACATCAACCACAAGCTGGCCAACCCGCCGACCGTGGACGCCGCGATCTCGCAGCGCATGGGTCTCTTCGTGGTCGGCCGGCTGGCCGACCGGCACGGCATCCGCGTCCAGCTGCGCCCCTCGGGCGAAGCCGCCGGCACGACCTCGCTGGTCATGCTCCCCGACGTCATCACCCACGGTGGCGGCGGCGAGGTGACCGGAGCGGATTCGGACGACTTCACCGTCTCCTCGATCATCCCGCAGCAGCAGTCGCAGCACGCGGTACCGCTGCGCACCGCGGCCGAGCTCGGGTTCGACGACTCGCGCTACGAGGTCCACCGGGCCGACCAGCCGGGCCCCGACGGCGCCGACCCCGTCGGCCGCTCCCTGGGCCGCGAGGAGCGCCGTGCCGCGCTGGAGGCCCAGGTGGGCTATCCGCAGGCGCAGCCGGAGTACGAGGAGTCCGCCGAGCCGTATGCGGAACCCCAGCCGGAACACGCGTACCAGCCGTACCAGGGCTACGAGCAGCAGCCCGCGCAGGACTACGCCGCCGGCTACGACACCGCGGCGCCCCAGCAGGGATACGAGGCGTACCCGCAGCAGGAGTACGTCTATCCGGAAGCCCAGTACCAGGAGCAGCAGCAGGAGCTCCCGGCGTACGACGGCGGATACGATTCCCTTTCCCCGCAGGCCGAGTGGCCCGAGCAGAACACGTACTCGGGCTCCTACCAGCAGGATTACGGGACCGAATCGGAATCACCGGCCGCTCCCGAACACGCCCCGGAGCGCGTAGGCTTCGACCGTCCGGGCACCGCTGAGGACACCGGTCACCAAGTGACCGGGGCGGGCCTGCCGCGACGCGGCAGCCAGCAGCAGCGGCAGCCGGCGCAGCAGGAAGCGGAGTCCACCGGATCCCTCTTCGAGCAGCGGCCGCAGCGTCAGCAGCAGGCCGCTGAGCCGGAGCGGGCCCCGGAGAACACGGAGGGCGACGCTGCATGGCGCTCGCGCAACGACGAGCGCTGGCAGCAGGCCGGCAAGCTCCGTGAGCCGAAGGCGGGCGGGGTCACCCCGTCCGGTCTCCCTCGGCGAGTGCCCAAGGCCAACCTGGTCGAGGGCGCTGCGGAGACGACCCCGCAGGGAGGCCCCGAGGTCTCCCGGGCCCCGGAGGACATCCGTGGCAGGTTGAGCAACCTGCGACGCGGTGTCCAGCAAGGCCGCAATGCGGGATCCGAGCAGTCAAGTAACAGCTATGACCAGGAGCGTTAG
- a CDS encoding ATP/GTP-binding protein yields the protein MDFASSNGGAAPRSTTSAKIVVAGGFGVGKTTFVGAVSEINPLRTEAVMTSASAGIDDLTHTGDKTTTTVAMDFGRITLDQDLILYLFGTPGQDRFWFMWDDLVRGAIGAIVLVDTRRLADCFPAVDYFENSGLPFVVALNGFEGYQPYTPEEVREALQIGPDAPIITTDARHRADAKSALITLVEHALMARLK from the coding sequence GTGGACTTCGCAAGCTCTAACGGCGGAGCGGCTCCTCGCTCCACCACCTCCGCGAAGATCGTGGTGGCGGGTGGCTTCGGCGTGGGCAAGACCACGTTCGTGGGCGCCGTCTCCGAGATCAACCCGCTGCGCACCGAGGCCGTGATGACGTCCGCGAGCGCGGGCATCGACGACCTCACCCACACCGGGGACAAGACGACCACCACGGTCGCCATGGACTTCGGCCGCATCACCCTGGACCAGGACCTGATCCTGTACCTCTTCGGTACTCCCGGTCAGGACCGCTTCTGGTTCATGTGGGACGACCTGGTGCGCGGCGCGATCGGGGCGATCGTCCTGGTCGACACGCGGCGCCTGGCCGACTGCTTCCCGGCCGTCGACTACTTCGAGAACAGCGGCCTGCCGTTCGTCGTGGCCCTCAACGGCTTCGAGGGATACCAGCCGTACACCCCGGAGGAAGTCCGCGAGGCCCTGCAGATCGGCCCGGACGCCCCCATCATCACCACCGACGCCCGCCACCGTGCGGACGCCAAGAGCGCGCTCATCACGCTCGTCGAGCACGCCCTGATGGCGCGGCTCAAGTAG
- a CDS encoding DUF742 domain-containing protein — MTPPPAYPDAYGDSSYSDGDQPLVRPYAMTGGRTRPRYQLAIEALVSTTADPMHLSGLLPEHQRICTLCREVKSVAEVSALLNMPLGVARILVADLAEAGMVAIHQPGNGEAGGTPDVTLLERVLSGLRKL; from the coding sequence ATGACCCCGCCCCCCGCCTATCCCGATGCGTACGGAGACTCGTCGTACTCGGACGGCGACCAGCCGCTGGTTCGTCCGTACGCGATGACCGGCGGCCGGACCCGACCGCGCTACCAGCTCGCCATCGAGGCGCTGGTCAGCACCACGGCCGATCCGATGCACCTGTCCGGGCTACTCCCGGAACACCAGCGCATCTGCACCCTCTGCCGTGAGGTCAAGTCGGTCGCGGAGGTCTCCGCACTGCTGAACATGCCGCTCGGCGTGGCCAGGATCCTCGTCGCCGACCTGGCGGAGGCCGGCATGGTGGCCATCCACCAGCCGGGCAATGGAGAGGCCGGCGGCACGCCGGATGTAACGCTGCTCGAGAGGGTTCTCAGTGGACTTCGCAAGCTCTAA
- a CDS encoding roadblock/LC7 domain-containing protein: MSQAAQNLNWLITNFVDNTPGVSHTVVVSADGLLLAMSEGFPRDRADQLAAVASGLTSLTAGASRIFEGGAVNQTVVEMDRGFLFLMSVSDGSSLAVLAHPECDIGLVGYEMALLVDRAGSVLTPDLRAELQGSLLT; the protein is encoded by the coding sequence ATGAGCCAGGCGGCACAGAACCTGAACTGGTTGATCACCAACTTCGTGGACAACACCCCTGGGGTGTCCCACACCGTGGTGGTCTCCGCCGACGGCCTCCTTCTGGCGATGTCCGAAGGCTTCCCCCGCGACCGGGCCGACCAGCTCGCCGCGGTGGCCTCCGGGCTGACCTCCCTGACCGCAGGTGCTTCCCGCATCTTCGAGGGCGGCGCCGTCAACCAGACCGTGGTCGAGATGGACCGGGGGTTCCTCTTCCTCATGTCGGTCTCCGACGGCTCCTCGCTGGCCGTACTGGCGCACCCCGAGTGCGACATCGGCCTCGTGGGCTACGAGATGGCCCTCCTCGTGGACCGCGCCGGCAGCGTCCTCACCCCGGACCTGCGCGCGGAGCTGCAGGGAAGCCTGCTCACCTGA
- a CDS encoding nitrate- and nitrite sensing domain-containing protein: MQGRFKRDGKGSPQARQGRGDAAAEQEPRSGTDRGSSPQHAQNRGPAVEGASSDASTSVKAKGRAKPKGTPRGNDESAERDTAIPKAPSGSGSRLAMQNWRISTRLVSLLTLPVVAATTLGGFRINDSLTDIAQLEHMQLLTTMTRQATNLAAMLQTERDQSAGPLSVDKSGKANSLVKGARDQTDAAAKAFAAATDKVDNAGDKDETLKSIRNNVLQIGRGLTKIEDIRAKAYQNGAQQTVTEYNALIVSLLSLSQDMAQATSNPEMIKRTRALAAFSSAKEYASIQRAIIAAALPADLSQSGNLPENDRLYALAAQRGEEQAKTTFELVYQGKPEELLAALGDGNTEIGTADHYARRVLGNKDQFAKEKNRSWLDWYDADDNKITAMKSIELTLLEDMEQKARELKNTAQRDAIINGALIFLVLGVSLVGAFVMARSMIRSLRRLQDTATRVAQDRLPELVKQLSESDPQDVDTTVESVGLHTRDEIGQVAAAFDDVHREAVRLAAEQALLRGNVNAMFTNLSRRSQGLIQRQLSLISELESREADPDQLSSLFKLDHLATRMRRNGENLLVLAGEEPGRRWTRPVPLVDVLRAAASEVEQYERIELASVPGTEVAGRVVNDLVHLLAELLENATSFSSPQTKVKVTGHALPDGRVLVEIHDTGIGLSPEDLAAINERLASPPTVDVSVSRRMGLFVVGRLSLRHGIRIQLRPSDSGGTTALVMLPVDVAQGGKKPAPMPGQGGQGLPGNPAGSGAPGQVGPGAQAPAALSAQGARPPVGGGPQRGQVGAGSQRAALPGRDGAPAGQRPQGPGQQGGPQGPLAGRPPQQQGAPGGQTQSAFGSGAPMPGRGPVSGPGGAPAGGFGGGGGFGGPQARPAGAPTASGPGAFPQGNGFERPQPPQSPQQGQQGQQGQGQQQAGGPGAPAPEAPAQRGPRPQLPPRGGAPRPELPGSVGAPTAMPQSTSWGAGQRGQDVPRGHDELSGPGSTSEFARPDFNAPAPQAGGNVSGGNLNHGGYNGAAPAAGGYADHSATGQFPRPDFADPSATGQFPRPEFADPAATGQFQRPEFQAQRPGGPGVGGYPQPGQAQQPQGGHSPVATPRAEAPRLPQAPRPEALPPAGPSGGGRSPIFDSMESNWFRQEGVQPPAEGPAVPQQPQQSQQPAPAAPAPLPAAPQRPLQHQLPQRAQEQAPAEPAQTGAVPTVSWRSSPNDELMRQAERVRQPAAGGITTSGLPRRVPRANLVAGTAQQQAEAQAGPQVSRSPDDVRGRLTNLRRGIQQGRQAGNSGPATGSYQIDPTYQQER, encoded by the coding sequence GTGCAGGGACGATTCAAGAGGGATGGCAAGGGGTCTCCCCAGGCCCGCCAGGGCCGAGGGGATGCTGCGGCAGAGCAGGAGCCGCGCTCCGGGACCGACCGTGGCTCCTCGCCCCAGCACGCCCAGAACCGCGGGCCGGCTGTCGAGGGCGCGAGCTCCGATGCCTCCACTTCGGTGAAGGCGAAGGGGCGCGCCAAGCCCAAGGGCACGCCCAGGGGCAACGACGAGTCGGCCGAGCGCGACACGGCGATACCCAAGGCCCCCAGTGGGTCCGGTTCCCGTCTCGCCATGCAGAACTGGCGCATCAGCACGCGACTGGTGTCGCTGCTGACCCTGCCGGTCGTCGCGGCCACCACGCTCGGTGGCTTCCGCATCAACGACTCGCTCACCGACATCGCCCAGCTGGAGCACATGCAGCTGCTGACGACGATGACCCGTCAGGCCACCAACCTGGCCGCCATGCTCCAGACGGAGCGCGACCAGTCCGCCGGTCCGCTCTCCGTGGACAAGTCGGGCAAGGCCAACAGCCTCGTCAAGGGCGCCCGCGACCAGACCGACGCCGCGGCCAAGGCCTTCGCCGCCGCGACCGACAAGGTCGACAACGCGGGCGACAAGGACGAGACCCTCAAGTCGATCCGCAACAACGTCCTGCAGATCGGCCGCGGTCTCACCAAGATCGAGGACATCCGCGCCAAGGCGTACCAGAACGGTGCCCAGCAGACGGTCACCGAGTACAACGCGCTGATCGTCTCGCTGCTCTCGCTCTCCCAGGACATGGCGCAGGCCACCTCGAACCCCGAGATGATCAAGCGCACCCGCGCCCTGGCGGCGTTCTCCTCCGCCAAGGAGTACGCCTCGATCCAGCGCGCGATCATCGCGGCGGCGCTCCCCGCGGACCTCTCGCAGAGCGGCAACCTGCCCGAGAACGACCGGCTGTACGCCCTCGCCGCCCAGCGCGGCGAGGAGCAGGCGAAGACCACCTTCGAGCTCGTCTACCAGGGCAAGCCCGAGGAGCTCCTCGCGGCCCTCGGCGACGGCAACACGGAGATCGGCACCGCCGACCACTACGCCCGCCGCGTGCTCGGCAACAAGGACCAGTTCGCCAAGGAGAAGAACCGCTCCTGGCTGGACTGGTACGACGCCGACGACAACAAGATCACGGCCATGAAGTCCATCGAGCTCACCCTGCTCGAAGACATGGAGCAGAAGGCCCGCGAGCTCAAGAACACCGCCCAGCGCGACGCCATCATCAACGGTGCGCTGATCTTCCTGGTCCTCGGTGTCTCCCTCGTCGGCGCCTTCGTCATGGCCCGCTCGATGATCCGCTCGCTGCGCCGCCTCCAGGACACCGCGACCCGCGTCGCCCAGGACCGGCTGCCCGAGCTCGTCAAGCAGCTGTCGGAGTCCGACCCGCAGGACGTGGACACGACCGTGGAGTCGGTCGGTCTGCACACCCGCGACGAGATCGGCCAGGTGGCCGCGGCATTCGACGACGTGCACCGCGAGGCCGTCCGCCTCGCCGCCGAGCAGGCCCTCCTGCGAGGCAACGTCAACGCGATGTTCACCAACCTCTCGCGCCGTTCGCAGGGCCTCATCCAGCGTCAGCTCTCGCTCATCTCCGAGCTGGAGTCCCGCGAGGCCGACCCGGACCAGCTCTCCTCGCTCTTCAAGCTCGACCACCTCGCGACCCGCATGCGCCGTAACGGCGAAAACCTCCTCGTCCTCGCGGGCGAGGAGCCGGGCCGCCGGTGGACCCGCCCCGTCCCGCTCGTCGACGTGCTCCGCGCCGCCGCGTCCGAGGTGGAGCAGTACGAGCGCATCGAACTCGCCTCGGTGCCCGGCACCGAGGTCGCCGGCCGCGTGGTCAACGACCTCGTGCACCTCCTCGCCGAGCTGCTGGAGAACGCCACCTCGTTCTCCTCCCCGCAGACCAAGGTCAAGGTCACCGGTCACGCGCTGCCCGACGGCCGTGTCCTCGTGGAGATCCACGACACCGGCATCGGCCTCTCCCCCGAGGACCTCGCCGCGATCAACGAGCGACTCGCGTCGCCGCCGACCGTGGACGTCTCCGTCTCCCGCCGCATGGGCCTCTTCGTGGTCGGCCGCCTGTCCCTGCGACACGGCATCCGCATCCAGCTGCGCCCCTCCGACTCGGGCGGTACCACGGCCCTCGTCATGCTTCCGGTGGACGTCGCCCAGGGCGGCAAGAAGCCGGCTCCGATGCCCGGCCAGGGCGGCCAGGGTCTCCCCGGCAACCCCGCAGGCTCCGGAGCCCCCGGTCAGGTCGGTCCCGGTGCGCAGGCGCCGGCCGCCCTGTCCGCCCAGGGTGCCCGTCCCCCCGTGGGCGGCGGTCCCCAGCGCGGCCAGGTCGGTGCCGGCAGCCAGCGCGCGGCCCTGCCCGGCCGCGACGGCGCCCCCGCGGGCCAGCGTCCCCAGGGTCCCGGCCAGCAGGGCGGTCCGCAGGGTCCCCTCGCGGGCCGTCCCCCGCAGCAGCAGGGTGCGCCCGGCGGGCAGACCCAGAGCGCCTTCGGCTCGGGTGCCCCGATGCCGGGCCGCGGTCCGGTCTCCGGTCCCGGCGGCGCCCCCGCGGGCGGCTTCGGCGGCGGCGGTGGCTTCGGCGGTCCGCAGGCCCGTCCGGCCGGCGCCCCCACCGCCTCCGGACCCGGCGCCTTCCCGCAGGGCAACGGCTTCGAGCGTCCGCAGCCTCCTCAGTCTCCGCAGCAGGGCCAGCAGGGCCAGCAGGGCCAGGGCCAGCAGCAGGCCGGTGGCCCCGGGGCTCCGGCTCCCGAAGCCCCGGCCCAGCGCGGCCCGCGGCCGCAGCTGCCGCCGCGCGGTGGCGCGCCCCGTCCGGAGCTCCCGGGCTCGGTCGGTGCTCCCACCGCGATGCCGCAGAGCACCAGTTGGGGTGCCGGGCAGCGCGGGCAGGACGTACCGCGCGGCCACGACGAGCTGTCGGGCCCCGGTTCCACCTCCGAGTTCGCCCGTCCCGACTTCAACGCCCCGGCCCCGCAGGCCGGCGGCAACGTCAGCGGCGGCAACCTCAACCACGGCGGCTACAACGGCGCGGCTCCCGCGGCCGGCGGCTACGCCGACCACAGCGCGACGGGCCAGTTCCCGCGCCCGGACTTCGCCGACCCCTCCGCGACGGGCCAGTTCCCCCGTCCGGAGTTCGCGGACCCGGCCGCCACGGGCCAGTTCCAGCGCCCGGAGTTCCAGGCCCAGCGGCCCGGCGGCCCCGGTGTCGGCGGCTACCCGCAGCCCGGCCAGGCCCAGCAGCCCCAGGGCGGCCACTCCCCCGTGGCGACCCCGCGCGCCGAGGCTCCGCGGCTGCCGCAGGCGCCGCGTCCGGAGGCTCTGCCCCCGGCCGGTCCCAGCGGCGGAGGCCGCAGCCCGATCTTCGACTCGATGGAGTCGAACTGGTTCCGCCAGGAGGGCGTCCAGCCCCCCGCGGAGGGACCGGCCGTACCCCAGCAGCCGCAGCAGTCGCAGCAGCCCGCCCCGGCGGCCCCTGCTCCGCTGCCGGCCGCCCCGCAGCGCCCGCTCCAGCACCAGCTGCCGCAGCGCGCCCAGGAGCAGGCTCCGGCCGAGCCGGCCCAGACCGGTGCCGTGCCGACCGTGAGCTGGCGTTCCTCGCCGAACGACGAACTGATGCGCCAGGCCGAGCGCGTGCGCCAGCCCGCGGCGGGCGGCATCACCACTTCGGGGCTGCCCCGCCGGGTCCCGCGGGCGAACCTCGTGGCCGGCACCGCGCAGCAGCAGGCCGAAGCGCAGGCCGGTCCTCAGGTCTCGCGTTCGCCGGACGATGTCCGCGGCCGTCTGACCAACCTCCGACGCGGTATCCAGCAGGGACGTCAGGCCGGCAACAGCGGCCCGGCTACCGGCAGTTACCAGATCGACCCCACTTACCAGCAGGAGCGATAG
- a CDS encoding fumarylacetoacetate hydrolase family protein — protein sequence MRIARFSIDGNVAFGAVEGSTAPGAEGELVLDIIKGIPFADFELSGTKVPLSKVRLLPPVLPNKIVAIARNYAEHARELGNEVPDAPVTFFKPSTSVVGSGDPIAYPSFSQDLHHEAELAVVIGRMCREVPRERAKEVILGYTCANDVTARDVQQREKQWARAKGFDSACPLGPWIETELDPSDLTIQCTVNGEQRQLGRTSDMVRSIEDLIVHITEAMTLLPGDVILTGTPAGVGPLNVGDEVAVTIEGIGTLTNKVIKRG from the coding sequence GTGCGCATCGCCAGGTTCTCGATCGACGGCAATGTCGCGTTCGGCGCGGTCGAGGGCAGTACTGCCCCCGGCGCCGAAGGTGAGCTCGTCCTCGACATCATCAAGGGCATCCCGTTCGCGGACTTCGAGCTCTCCGGCACGAAGGTCCCGCTGAGCAAGGTACGGCTGCTGCCGCCCGTGCTCCCGAACAAGATCGTGGCCATCGCCCGCAATTACGCGGAGCACGCGCGGGAGCTCGGGAACGAGGTCCCGGACGCGCCCGTCACCTTCTTCAAGCCCTCCACCTCGGTGGTCGGCTCGGGCGACCCGATCGCGTACCCCTCCTTCTCCCAGGACCTTCACCACGAGGCGGAACTCGCCGTGGTCATCGGCCGCATGTGCCGAGAGGTCCCGCGCGAGCGCGCCAAGGAGGTCATCCTCGGCTACACCTGCGCCAACGACGTCACCGCGCGCGACGTCCAGCAGCGCGAGAAGCAGTGGGCACGCGCCAAGGGATTCGACAGCGCCTGCCCCCTCGGCCCCTGGATCGAGACCGAGCTCGACCCGAGCGACCTGACCATCCAGTGCACCGTCAACGGCGAACAGCGCCAGCTCGGCCGCACCAGCGACATGGTCCGCTCCATCGAAGACCTGATCGTGCACATCACCGAGGCCATGACCCTCCTCCCCGGAGACGTCATCCTCACGGGGACCCCGGCCGGAGTCGGCCCCCTCAACGTCGGCGACGAGGTCGCCGTCACCATCGAAGGCATCGGCACTCTCACCAACAAGGTGATCAAGCGTGGCTAA